One window of Streptomyces sp. SUK 48 genomic DNA carries:
- the eccD gene encoding type VII secretion integral membrane protein EccD produces MPDERCRVTVVGERRRVDLALPAQAPIAEYTPRLATLCGQPEPEDLAPVWSLAEAGGAPLAPGSSLAAAGVLDGAVLYLRDQRAAEREELHVTDLDEQVAEARGDGALWNARQRAHSVVLAGLLVVLGSALWLGAHRLTHTAWVLVALMSPACALLAWYATRKNWPVPPVVRRLLALAACPLMAAAGLGAPVHGPHATPVVLALTAVVGAFVGLLALPTATTVLLQVFTVVAALFVVPLALLHAGAAGSAAVVATVLFLLAGLLPRLTSQIAVLVPMHADTGAAVIEAEDVAAVVRRGNWLLTTLSVVTSAGLAVSLLVLAFTNDVYGLALVTCVSLGLLFQAGTVRLLSAVAPQLAAAVLGLLALAVRVPEYVLDSRTAGPIGAFVAGIVLLACGLFLAFGAALRPAEQERPSWPGGLATFLAVVSVPLAAGVFGLFDKLANLGSSL; encoded by the coding sequence GTGCCCGATGAACGCTGCCGGGTCACCGTGGTCGGCGAGCGCAGGCGCGTCGACCTCGCGCTTCCCGCGCAGGCCCCCATCGCCGAGTACACCCCCCGGCTCGCCACCCTGTGCGGCCAGCCGGAGCCCGAGGACCTGGCCCCGGTCTGGTCGCTGGCCGAGGCCGGCGGCGCGCCGCTCGCCCCCGGTTCCTCGCTCGCGGCGGCGGGCGTCCTCGACGGCGCCGTGCTCTACCTGCGCGACCAACGCGCCGCCGAGCGCGAGGAGTTGCACGTCACCGACCTGGACGAGCAGGTCGCGGAGGCCCGCGGGGACGGCGCGCTGTGGAACGCGCGGCAGCGCGCCCACAGCGTCGTGCTCGCCGGGCTCCTCGTCGTCCTCGGCTCGGCGCTCTGGCTCGGCGCGCACCGGCTGACGCACACGGCCTGGGTGCTCGTCGCGCTCATGTCGCCCGCCTGCGCGCTCCTGGCCTGGTACGCCACCCGCAAGAACTGGCCGGTGCCACCCGTGGTGCGCCGTCTCCTCGCCCTCGCCGCCTGTCCCCTGATGGCCGCGGCCGGGCTCGGCGCCCCCGTGCACGGGCCGCACGCCACGCCGGTGGTGCTCGCCCTCACGGCCGTCGTCGGCGCGTTCGTCGGCCTCCTCGCGCTGCCCACGGCCACCACCGTGCTCCTCCAGGTCTTCACCGTCGTCGCGGCGCTGTTCGTCGTTCCGCTGGCCCTGCTGCACGCGGGTGCCGCCGGCTCGGCCGCCGTGGTGGCCACGGTGCTGTTCCTGCTCGCCGGGCTGCTGCCCCGGCTCACCAGCCAGATCGCCGTGCTCGTCCCGATGCACGCGGACACCGGCGCCGCCGTCATCGAGGCGGAGGACGTGGCAGCCGTCGTGCGGCGCGGCAACTGGCTGCTCACCACGCTCAGCGTGGTGACCTCCGCCGGTCTCGCCGTCTCACTCCTCGTCCTCGCCTTCACGAACGACGTCTACGGCCTCGCGCTCGTCACGTGCGTCAGTCTCGGCCTGCTCTTCCAGGCCGGAACCGTCCGCCTGCTCAGCGCGGTGGCCCCGCAGCTCGCGGCGGCCGTCCTCGGCCTGCTCGCCCTCGCCGTGCGCGTTCCCGAGTACGTGCTCGACTCGCGGACGGCCGGGCCGATCGGCGCCTTCGTCGCCGGGATCGTCCTGCTCGCCTGCGGCCTCTTCCTCGCCTTCGGCGCGGCCCTGCGCCCCGCCGAGCAGGAGCGGCCGAGCTGGCCGGGCGGGCTCGCCACCTTCCTGGCGGTCGTCTCCGTCCCGCTCGCCGCCGGGGTCTTCGGCCTCTTCGACAAGCTCGCCAACCTCGGGAGCAGCCTGTGA
- a CDS encoding DUF5707 domain-containing protein, with translation MLAWPASSGLAPTADEMKAVEDATCKATSTTTSVCTYTAKSSARESAALPEGTWYVSALATAKDHRTTFEPKAATFTLKH, from the coding sequence GTGCTCGCGTGGCCCGCGAGTTCGGGTCTCGCGCCCACGGCCGACGAGATGAAGGCCGTCGAAGACGCCACGTGCAAGGCGACTTCGACGACGACCTCCGTCTGCACCTACACAGCGAAGAGCTCGGCCCGGGAATCTGCCGCGCTGCCCGAGGGCACCTGGTACGTGTCCGCGCTCGCGACCGCGAAGGACCACCGCACGACCTTCGAGCCCAAGGCCGCGACCTTCACTCTGAAGCACTGA
- a CDS encoding WXG100 family type VII secretion target, which yields MSVGGVTYRVTPEYLAKASGNTASTATEIAAQLGELKTYVQSLEASWQGIAHTQFQTLMAEYDVYARMLHDALEGISKGLQGNYVNYKESEQQNINNLVALGQDVPKTPSGTNFS from the coding sequence GTGAGCGTTGGCGGCGTCACGTACCGCGTGACCCCGGAGTACCTGGCCAAGGCGTCCGGCAACACGGCGAGCACCGCGACCGAGATCGCGGCCCAGCTCGGTGAGCTGAAGACGTACGTGCAGAGCCTGGAGGCGAGCTGGCAGGGCATCGCCCACACCCAGTTCCAGACCCTCATGGCCGAGTACGACGTCTACGCGCGGATGCTGCACGACGCGCTGGAGGGCATCTCCAAGGGCCTCCAGGGCAACTACGTGAACTACAAGGAATCCGAGCAGCAGAACATCAACAACCTCGTCGCGCTCGGCCAGGACGTGCCGAAGACGCCGTCGGGAACCAACTTCAGCTGA
- a CDS encoding WXG100 family type VII secretion target, producing the protein MAEEVTFEEFKADLAELRDTLGYVRTSSEHVNELMNHIDTAMKGVGADWKSPAFGTFDEITTWFHHCQNDLRNLLADIVVKMQTSYDNYHAVEQQNERNLHDHGGGSADA; encoded by the coding sequence ATGGCTGAGGAGGTCACCTTCGAGGAGTTCAAGGCGGACCTGGCGGAGCTGCGGGACACGCTCGGATACGTCCGCACGTCGTCCGAGCACGTCAACGAGCTCATGAACCACATCGACACCGCCATGAAGGGCGTCGGCGCCGACTGGAAATCCCCCGCCTTCGGCACCTTCGACGAGATCACGACGTGGTTCCACCACTGCCAGAACGACCTCAGGAACCTCCTCGCGGACATCGTCGTCAAGATGCAGACGAGCTACGACAACTACCACGCGGTCGAGCAGCAGAACGAGCGCAACCTGCACGACCACGGCGGCGGGAGCGCGGATGCCTGA
- a CDS encoding WXG100 family type VII secretion target → MAGEVDYDSSSLQVSPQGVASSAKNLVELSKEVADTTRAIGDRIFGLRLRWEGKAASEAQAVMDEWNRVMRELFGLKDENTPAVLPVLAGGVSDAEHNYSLVENGIKSGFDKFHDALTAGGSSDDHPKDKPPGEETDTNKTAITMTFPG, encoded by the coding sequence ATGGCCGGTGAGGTCGACTACGACTCCTCCTCCCTCCAAGTCTCCCCGCAGGGGGTGGCGTCCTCGGCGAAGAATCTGGTCGAGCTGAGCAAGGAGGTCGCGGACACCACCCGGGCCATCGGCGACCGCATCTTCGGTCTGCGCCTGCGCTGGGAGGGCAAGGCGGCCTCCGAAGCCCAGGCCGTCATGGACGAGTGGAACCGCGTGATGCGCGAGCTGTTCGGCCTCAAGGACGAGAACACCCCCGCCGTCCTGCCGGTGCTCGCCGGCGGCGTCTCGGACGCCGAGCACAACTACTCCCTCGTCGAGAACGGCATCAAGAGCGGCTTCGACAAGTTCCACGACGCGCTCACCGCCGGCGGCAGTTCTGACGACCACCCCAAGGACAAGCCGCCCGGCGAGGAGACCGACACCAACAAGACGGCCATCACCATGACCTTCCCCGGCTGA
- a CDS encoding right-handed parallel beta-helix repeat-containing protein, whose protein sequence is MSRTRSARLPAGGGAAAAGPLDPGRADGGAMRLAAERVAPGSWGGHRTIGSAVRAAKPGAVVTVQAGTYTESLVLDRDVRLVAKGTVRLVAVRGPALTVHSGHVEIRGFTVESDATREPAVLLRGGEPELRECEITGGRVEIAGTAHAVLADCSVRRSGAASLRLTGTARAALENVTLAGGTGEGLRVEDEARVEATGSLIDGVTGHGVLVTGGAHARLSRCEVRACGESAVLVAGHATASLDECRLHQAGGQGLWSRDTAGRHADAPRDAARGDGIAGPGVHLRACEIFRTTGAGVLAEDGSAVRLDDCHVHHTDGAAVLLAGEAHGELVSLRAVDCADSALVVRGAAHVTARECTLARTGANGLYAVGEPDLVLTGCTVRDTAYTAVHLGGSARLDARDCLVTGTPEYGLRVTARAELLATGCEVSGAELAAVVVEDGDAALRECRLTGGRDGVRLRTSHRPLLARCTVSASAENGVRVGPGTGALLEGVTVTGSGGAGILLEEESTAVVRGGTVSAPGGSGLVVRAGAHPEVRGLTVEDAAKNALYVDEGGRGGYEDCRLSNSRFPAVYAAARADFLLRRCTVTGTESDLLRAEGATVRAEDCRVEDVAEPLLPALDAGDGAPAALTATPARRTPGAPEQEPDAEVTEERDEDEAAARLAELHAELDRLVGLDGVKREVLTLTRLMQMVKVRQDAGLAPPPLSRHLVFAGNAGTGKTTVARLYGGFLAALGLLSRGHLVETDRGDLVGEYVGHTAPRTAAVFKRALGGVLFIDEAYSLVPEGQATDFGAEAVSTLVKLMEDHRDEIVVIVAGYPSEMDRLLGSNAGLASRFTRTLHFEDYSSPELVRIVEYQAARHEYTCAPETLEALHGYFETLPRGERFGNGRSARQVFQRMTERHAQRVAELDLGPAGLAAAEPGLLTTLLTADLPPEGTL, encoded by the coding sequence GTGTCCCGCACCCGCTCGGCCCGGCTCCCCGCGGGCGGCGGCGCGGCGGCCGCGGGACCACTCGATCCGGGCCGGGCGGACGGGGGCGCGATGAGGCTCGCGGCCGAGCGCGTCGCGCCGGGAAGCTGGGGCGGCCACCGCACGATCGGCTCGGCGGTACGGGCGGCCAAGCCCGGTGCCGTCGTCACCGTGCAGGCGGGCACGTACACCGAGAGCCTGGTCCTGGACCGGGACGTCCGCCTCGTCGCCAAGGGCACCGTACGGCTCGTCGCCGTCCGGGGGCCCGCCCTCACCGTGCACTCCGGGCACGTCGAGATACGCGGCTTCACCGTCGAGTCCGACGCCACCCGCGAGCCCGCCGTCCTGCTGCGCGGCGGCGAACCCGAGCTGAGGGAGTGCGAGATCACCGGCGGTCGCGTCGAGATCGCGGGGACGGCCCACGCCGTGCTCGCCGACTGCTCCGTACGGCGCTCAGGCGCTGCCTCGCTGCGCCTGACCGGCACCGCCCGTGCCGCGCTGGAGAACGTGACCCTCGCCGGCGGCACCGGCGAGGGGCTACGCGTCGAGGACGAAGCGCGCGTCGAGGCGACCGGCTCGCTGATCGACGGCGTCACCGGTCACGGCGTCCTCGTCACCGGCGGGGCACACGCGCGCCTGAGCCGCTGCGAGGTACGCGCGTGCGGTGAATCGGCCGTCCTCGTCGCCGGCCACGCCACCGCGAGCCTCGACGAGTGCCGCCTCCACCAGGCGGGCGGCCAAGGTCTGTGGTCCCGGGACACCGCCGGCCGGCACGCCGACGCCCCCCGGGACGCGGCGCGGGGCGACGGCATCGCGGGGCCCGGCGTCCACCTGCGGGCCTGCGAGATCTTCCGCACCACCGGCGCCGGGGTGCTCGCCGAGGACGGCAGCGCCGTCCGGCTCGACGACTGCCATGTCCACCACACCGACGGCGCGGCCGTCCTCCTCGCGGGCGAGGCGCACGGCGAACTCGTCTCCCTGCGCGCCGTGGACTGCGCCGACAGCGCCCTCGTCGTGCGCGGCGCCGCGCATGTCACCGCCCGCGAGTGCACCCTCGCCCGCACCGGCGCCAACGGCCTCTACGCGGTCGGCGAGCCCGACCTCGTGCTCACCGGCTGCACCGTCCGTGACACCGCCTACACGGCCGTCCACCTCGGCGGTTCCGCCCGCCTGGACGCCCGTGACTGCCTCGTCACCGGCACCCCCGAGTACGGGCTGCGCGTCACCGCGCGCGCCGAACTCCTCGCCACCGGCTGCGAGGTGAGCGGCGCCGAACTGGCCGCCGTCGTCGTCGAGGACGGCGACGCCGCCCTGCGCGAGTGCCGCCTGACCGGCGGCCGCGACGGCGTTCGCCTGCGCACCAGCCACCGCCCCCTCCTCGCCCGCTGCACGGTCTCCGCGAGCGCCGAGAACGGCGTCCGGGTCGGGCCGGGCACCGGGGCCCTCCTGGAGGGCGTGACGGTCACCGGCAGCGGAGGGGCCGGCATCCTCCTGGAGGAGGAGAGCACCGCCGTCGTCCGGGGCGGCACCGTGTCCGCCCCCGGCGGCAGCGGGCTCGTCGTGCGCGCCGGGGCCCACCCCGAGGTGCGCGGCCTCACCGTCGAGGACGCCGCGAAGAACGCCCTGTACGTCGACGAGGGGGGCAGGGGCGGCTACGAGGACTGCCGGCTCAGCAACAGCCGCTTCCCCGCCGTCTACGCCGCCGCCCGCGCCGACTTCCTGCTGCGCCGCTGCACCGTCACCGGCACCGAGAGCGATCTGCTGCGCGCCGAGGGCGCCACCGTGCGGGCCGAGGACTGCCGCGTCGAGGACGTCGCCGAACCGCTGCTGCCCGCACTGGACGCCGGGGACGGCGCGCCCGCCGCGCTCACCGCCACGCCCGCGCGCCGCACGCCGGGCGCGCCGGAGCAGGAGCCGGACGCCGAGGTGACCGAGGAGCGGGACGAGGACGAGGCCGCCGCCCGCCTCGCGGAACTGCACGCCGAACTCGACCGCCTCGTCGGTCTCGACGGCGTCAAGCGCGAGGTGCTGACCCTGACCCGGCTCATGCAGATGGTCAAGGTGCGCCAGGACGCCGGGCTCGCCCCGCCGCCGCTCAGCCGCCACCTCGTCTTCGCGGGCAACGCCGGCACGGGCAAGACCACCGTGGCCCGGCTGTACGGCGGCTTCCTCGCCGCCCTCGGCCTGCTCAGCCGGGGCCACCTCGTCGAGACCGACCGCGGGGACCTCGTCGGCGAGTACGTGGGCCACACCGCGCCCCGCACCGCCGCCGTCTTCAAACGCGCCCTGGGCGGCGTCCTCTTCATCGACGAGGCGTACTCCCTCGTCCCGGAGGGACAGGCGACGGACTTCGGCGCCGAGGCCGTCTCGACGCTCGTGAAGCTCATGGAGGACCACCGCGACGAGATCGTCGTCATCGTCGCCGGCTACCCGAGCGAGATGGACCGCCTGCTCGGCTCCAACGCGGGCCTCGCCTCCCGGTTCACGCGCACCCTCCACTTCGAGGACTACTCCTCGCCCGAACTGGTGCGCATCGTCGAGTACCAGGCGGCGCGCCACGAGTACACGTGCGCGCCCGAGACGCTGGAGGCGCTGCACGGCTACTTCGAGACCCTGCCGCGCGGCGAGCGCTTCGGCAACGGACGCAGTGCGCGGCAGGTCTTCCAGCGGATGACGGAGCGGCACGCCCAGCGCGTCGCGGAACTCGACCTCGGCCCGGCCGGACTGGCCGCCGCCGAACCCGGGCTGCTCACGACGCTCCTGACGGCCGATCTCCCGCCCGAGGGCACGCTGTGA
- a CDS encoding WXG100 family type VII secretion target, producing the protein MPNVDGTPIYVGEGLAAAGGTLNARAGEISGELQALKSQLAPLAEAWRESQAATYYQDLQNEWDLAADGLFGPDGVLGRIAQAMHVNWNNYSDAEWSNVSTWRH; encoded by the coding sequence ATGCCCAATGTTGACGGTACGCCGATCTACGTCGGTGAGGGCCTCGCCGCCGCCGGCGGCACGCTCAACGCCCGGGCCGGGGAGATCTCCGGCGAGCTCCAGGCGCTCAAGTCGCAGCTCGCCCCGCTCGCCGAGGCATGGCGTGAGAGCCAGGCGGCGACGTACTACCAGGACCTCCAGAACGAGTGGGACCTCGCCGCCGACGGACTCTTCGGGCCCGACGGCGTACTCGGCCGCATCGCCCAGGCGATGCATGTCAACTGGAACAACTACAGCGACGCCGAATGGTCGAACGTCTCGACCTGGCGGCACTGA
- the eccCa gene encoding type VII secretion protein EccCa, producing MLLLPLLSSVSMAAYMVAYGRAWMILLGMAFVVVSVGITIGVRMQLRGNRRRNQFRQRDRYLEYLAGMRKQALHTRAEQRAADAWRHPHPDRLWALATRRRRVWERRPGDDDFLRLRVGTGTVPPLAPLRLHEQSDPTVELDTTCRHAAAELVEQHSAVEDQAAWLDLGNSGVISVLGPRAKGRELAQALLLQLSTLHAPDDVRVAVVTGGHAAWDWAKWLPHAQPAEQDGPPREQEIVPMLADDLTGLHDHLRALLDQALQARAERGNRLLTQRGGAARRHLVVFLDDYEPEAAWARSPLLNDLLTEAGPDIGLHLVCLVDEERSEPGRVDVRARTDARGGLVLESRDPALHASVEKATADAVAPGVLEAAARALAPLQLSGEREQVLSEHVSLSGMLGIADIASFDPGERRRAPDDRELLSVPIGVTGTGQPLVLDLKESAQGGIGPHGLVVGATGSGKSELLRTLVTGLALTHSPEHLAFVLVDFKGGATFAGVTELPHVSGLITNLADDLALVDRMRQALQGEQQRRQRMLREAGNADSVREYQLRREAGGTDSEGRGLEPLPHLLVVVDEFGELLSQRPDFIDLFVQIGRVGRSLGIHLLLATQRLEEGRLRGLESHLSYRIGLRTFSAAESRAVLGTPDAYSLPAIPGSAYLKVDETVYERFRVAHVSAPYHGHDPEAPAAALAPLPFAVHGELAPLAPREEKPDWEWTGKGTTTELALAVERLLGEDTPGHRVWLPPLPAHFGLLPLLGEPEEDPERGLVGPLWPLPGTLKFPAGVIDVPARQEQRPIGIDLTGRQGHIALVGAPQSGKSTFLRTAMLSAMLTHTPDEVQFYAIDMGGGTLHGLADAPHVAGIAGRRDEERVRRVLAEVGRLISARETMFRELRIQSAAELRARRLAGDLPDGVRGADVVLVVDNWAALHAAEDDAVTALTDIAARGLGVGVHLWLTANRWAEIRVGLRDSIPGRLELRLNDPTESEINRQAARGIAQGLPGRGILPPGLAHHVALPRLDGVDSAEGLAEAERALVTAIAAAWKRPAAPALRVLPRRVTVRELATAGVPAPADRWEGHGPRLSEREVPVGLRESDLTPVGLDLTSGAPHFVVLGDSGSGKTAFLRAWMRGLADRYSAKEARFMVVDYRHSLLDVVPPEYIGARGGNADLVAGQAQALAETLRTRMPPPNVTAAELADRSWWQGPELYLVADDYDLAAGGMGQGPLAVLAPFIPQAEELGFHLVLARRVGGAGRALLSDSLLSKLKENGTSGLVLSGDHREGVLLGDQRARRADPGRGILVRRDREPTVVQIALDERDERDERDERDERDEAGQSGGAARRDGGTPPHETAVARS from the coding sequence ATGCTCCTGCTCCCGCTGCTCTCCAGCGTCAGCATGGCGGCGTACATGGTCGCCTACGGGCGGGCCTGGATGATCCTGCTCGGCATGGCCTTCGTCGTGGTCTCCGTCGGCATCACCATCGGCGTGCGGATGCAACTGCGCGGCAACCGCCGCCGCAACCAGTTCCGCCAGCGCGACCGGTACCTGGAATACCTCGCCGGGATGCGCAAGCAGGCCCTGCACACGCGCGCCGAGCAGCGTGCCGCCGATGCCTGGCGCCACCCGCACCCCGACCGCCTCTGGGCGCTGGCCACGCGCCGCCGCCGGGTGTGGGAACGCCGCCCCGGCGACGACGACTTCCTGCGTCTGCGCGTGGGCACCGGCACCGTGCCGCCCCTCGCCCCGCTGCGCCTGCACGAGCAGAGCGACCCCACCGTCGAGCTCGACACCACATGCCGCCACGCCGCCGCCGAACTCGTCGAACAGCACTCCGCCGTCGAGGACCAGGCGGCCTGGCTCGACCTCGGCAACTCCGGCGTCATCAGCGTCCTCGGGCCCCGTGCCAAGGGCCGTGAACTCGCCCAGGCCCTGCTGCTCCAGCTCTCCACGCTGCACGCCCCGGACGACGTGCGGGTCGCCGTCGTCACCGGCGGCCACGCCGCCTGGGACTGGGCCAAGTGGCTGCCGCACGCCCAGCCCGCCGAGCAGGACGGCCCCCCGCGCGAGCAGGAGATCGTGCCGATGCTCGCCGACGACCTCACCGGCCTCCACGACCACCTCCGCGCCCTCCTCGACCAGGCGCTCCAAGCGCGCGCCGAGCGCGGCAACCGGCTGCTCACCCAGCGCGGTGGCGCCGCCCGCCGGCACCTCGTCGTCTTCCTCGACGACTACGAGCCCGAAGCCGCCTGGGCCCGCTCCCCGCTCCTGAACGACCTGCTCACCGAGGCCGGCCCCGACATCGGCCTGCACCTCGTCTGCCTCGTGGACGAGGAGCGCTCGGAGCCGGGCCGCGTCGACGTGCGCGCGCGCACCGACGCGCGCGGCGGCCTCGTCCTGGAGAGCCGCGACCCCGCCCTGCACGCGAGCGTCGAGAAGGCCACCGCCGACGCCGTCGCCCCCGGCGTCCTGGAGGCCGCGGCCCGAGCCCTGGCCCCGCTCCAGCTCTCCGGCGAACGCGAGCAGGTCCTCTCCGAGCATGTCTCGCTCTCCGGGATGCTCGGCATCGCCGACATCGCATCCTTCGACCCGGGCGAGCGCCGCCGCGCCCCCGACGACCGGGAACTGCTCAGCGTCCCCATCGGCGTCACCGGCACCGGCCAGCCGCTCGTCCTCGACCTCAAGGAATCGGCGCAGGGCGGCATCGGGCCGCACGGCCTCGTCGTCGGTGCCACCGGCTCCGGCAAGAGCGAACTGCTGCGCACCCTGGTCACCGGGCTCGCCCTCACCCACTCGCCCGAACACCTCGCCTTCGTCCTCGTCGACTTCAAGGGCGGCGCGACCTTCGCCGGGGTCACCGAACTCCCGCACGTCTCCGGCCTCATCACCAACCTCGCCGACGACCTCGCCCTCGTCGACCGGATGCGCCAGGCCCTTCAGGGCGAACAGCAGCGCCGCCAGCGAATGCTGCGCGAGGCGGGCAACGCCGACTCCGTGCGCGAGTACCAGCTGCGCCGCGAAGCCGGCGGCACCGACTCCGAGGGCCGCGGGCTCGAACCCCTGCCGCACCTGCTCGTCGTCGTCGACGAGTTCGGCGAACTCCTCTCCCAGCGGCCCGATTTCATCGACCTCTTCGTACAGATCGGCCGGGTGGGCCGCTCGCTGGGCATCCACCTGCTGCTGGCCACGCAGCGCCTGGAGGAGGGCCGCCTGCGCGGCCTCGAATCGCACCTGTCCTACCGCATCGGGCTGCGCACCTTCAGCGCCGCCGAGTCTCGCGCCGTCCTCGGCACCCCCGACGCCTACAGCCTCCCCGCCATCCCCGGCTCCGCCTACCTCAAGGTCGACGAGACGGTCTACGAGCGCTTCCGCGTCGCCCATGTCTCCGCGCCCTACCACGGCCACGACCCGGAGGCGCCGGCCGCCGCCCTCGCCCCGCTCCCCTTCGCCGTCCACGGCGAGCTGGCCCCGCTCGCGCCCCGGGAGGAGAAGCCGGACTGGGAGTGGACCGGCAAGGGCACCACGACGGAACTCGCCCTCGCCGTCGAGCGCCTGCTCGGCGAGGACACCCCCGGCCACCGGGTGTGGCTGCCGCCGCTGCCCGCGCACTTCGGCCTCCTGCCGCTGCTCGGTGAACCGGAGGAGGACCCCGAACGCGGTCTCGTCGGGCCGCTGTGGCCGCTGCCGGGCACGCTCAAGTTCCCCGCCGGCGTCATCGACGTACCGGCCCGGCAGGAACAGCGCCCCATCGGCATCGACCTCACCGGACGCCAGGGACACATCGCCCTCGTCGGCGCCCCGCAGAGTGGCAAGTCCACCTTCCTGCGCACCGCGATGCTCAGCGCGATGCTCACCCACACACCCGACGAAGTGCAGTTCTACGCCATCGACATGGGCGGCGGCACCCTCCACGGGCTCGCCGACGCCCCGCACGTCGCGGGCATCGCCGGACGCCGCGACGAGGAACGCGTGCGCCGGGTCCTCGCCGAGGTCGGCCGCCTGATCAGCGCCCGCGAGACGATGTTCCGCGAGCTGCGCATCCAGTCCGCCGCCGAGCTGCGCGCCCGCCGCCTCGCCGGCGACCTCCCCGACGGCGTGCGCGGCGCCGACGTCGTCCTCGTCGTCGACAACTGGGCGGCCCTGCACGCCGCCGAGGACGACGCGGTCACCGCGCTCACCGACATCGCCGCGCGCGGGCTCGGCGTCGGCGTCCACCTGTGGCTCACCGCCAACCGCTGGGCCGAGATACGCGTCGGGCTGCGCGACAGCATCCCCGGCCGCCTCGAACTGCGCCTCAACGACCCCACCGAGTCCGAGATCAACCGCCAGGCCGCCCGCGGCATCGCCCAGGGCCTGCCCGGACGCGGCATCCTGCCGCCCGGCCTCGCCCACCATGTGGCGCTTCCCCGTCTCGACGGCGTGGACTCGGCCGAAGGGCTCGCCGAGGCCGAGCGTGCCCTCGTCACCGCGATCGCCGCCGCCTGGAAGCGGCCCGCGGCCCCCGCGCTGCGCGTCCTGCCCCGCCGCGTCACCGTGCGCGAACTGGCCACCGCCGGCGTGCCCGCGCCGGCCGACCGCTGGGAGGGCCACGGTCCCCGCCTGAGCGAACGCGAGGTGCCCGTCGGGCTGCGCGAGTCCGATCTGACCCCGGTCGGCCTCGACCTCACCTCCGGCGCACCGCACTTCGTCGTCCTCGGCGACTCCGGCTCCGGCAAGACCGCCTTCCTGCGCGCCTGGATGCGCGGGCTCGCCGACCGCTACTCCGCGAAGGAGGCGCGCTTCATGGTCGTCGACTACCGGCACAGCCTCCTGGACGTCGTCCCGCCCGAGTACATCGGCGCACGCGGCGGCAACGCCGACCTCGTCGCCGGCCAGGCGCAGGCTCTCGCCGAGACCCTGCGCACCCGGATGCCCCCGCCGAATGTCACGGCCGCCGAACTCGCGGACCGCAGCTGGTGGCAGGGACCCGAGCTGTACCTCGTCGCGGACGACTACGACCTGGCCGCCGGAGGCATGGGGCAGGGCCCGCTCGCAGTGCTCGCCCCGTTCATCCCGCAGGCCGAGGAGCTGGGCTTCCACCTCGTCCTCGCCCGCCGGGTCGGCGGCGCCGGGCGCGCCCTGCTCTCCGACTCCCTGCTGAGCAAGCTCAAGGAGAACGGCACGAGCGGCCTCGTCCTGTCCGGGGACCACCGCGAGGGCGTCCTCCTCGGCGACCAGCGCGCCCGGCGCGCCGACCCGGGGCGCGGCATCCTCGTGCGCCGCGACCGCGAACCGACGGTCGTACAGATCGCCCTCGACGAGCGCGACGAGCGCGACGAGCGTGACGAACGCGACGAGCGCGACGAAGCCGGGCAGTCCGGGGGTGCCGCGCGCCGCGACGGCGGCACGCCCCCGCACGAAACCGCCGTCGCCCGCTCCTGA